From one Deltaproteobacteria bacterium genomic stretch:
- a CDS encoding alginate lyase family protein: MLNFQKSLLYFNTIRHLRAVQIYGRLWHKFYSPAPNLDPPPEKGLAVGHWEAPALREQSLYGPYRFRMLNREHSLKEKDGWEPPEATKLWLYHLHYFDDLTAFNFHKRSSWHKDLINRWIKENPPVSGIGWESYPLSRRIINWIKADLTKPLLDGAALHSLAVQTRYLTKRCEHHIQGNHLFVNAKALVFAGLYFGGRLGNGEAGSWLRQGLKIINRELTEQIRPDGSHYEQSPMYHALLFEDLLDMINIGRAYGWDKCKAWESTAGRMFAFLNAVCHPDGQICLFNDAAFNMAPAPEELADYACRMGIRPNECATVGPGFRHYRNSGMVRLQLGAWTIFFDTGPIGPDHIPGHAHADNLTLEFSYRDKRIIVDTGSGEYGNSPERLRQRSTASHNTVVLDGQNSSEVWSGFRVARRAVPLDIAHVEKRGNTLICEICYKVCGRLKNHIYHRRTLYLNEEKFTVEDEIVGKGNHQIEIFWHFHPQITLKKKDEF; the protein is encoded by the coding sequence ATGCTGAATTTTCAAAAATCACTCTTATATTTCAATACCATCAGGCATTTGAGAGCAGTCCAAATTTACGGCAGGTTATGGCATAAGTTTTATAGCCCAGCGCCTAATCTTGATCCTCCCCCAGAAAAGGGCCTTGCGGTCGGGCATTGGGAAGCTCCGGCCCTTCGAGAGCAATCTCTTTACGGACCATATCGTTTTCGCATGCTCAACCGGGAACACTCCCTAAAGGAAAAAGATGGGTGGGAGCCACCGGAAGCTACCAAGCTCTGGCTTTACCATCTGCATTATTTCGATGATCTAACAGCCTTTAATTTTCATAAAAGGAGTAGTTGGCATAAGGATTTAATTAATCGTTGGATAAAAGAAAATCCACCCGTTTCTGGAATCGGATGGGAATCCTACCCCTTGAGCAGAAGGATCATAAACTGGATCAAGGCGGATCTCACGAAACCTCTATTAGACGGCGCGGCTCTCCATAGCCTGGCGGTGCAGACGCGTTATCTGACAAAGCGGTGTGAACACCATATTCAGGGCAATCATTTGTTTGTGAACGCCAAGGCATTGGTTTTTGCAGGTCTTTACTTTGGGGGACGGCTCGGAAACGGGGAGGCGGGTTCCTGGTTGAGACAGGGATTGAAAATTATCAACAGGGAATTGACGGAACAGATCAGACCCGATGGCAGTCACTATGAACAATCTCCCATGTACCATGCTCTTTTGTTTGAAGACCTTCTGGATATGATCAATATTGGGCGGGCATATGGATGGGATAAATGTAAAGCGTGGGAATCGACAGCCGGCCGTATGTTTGCTTTTCTGAATGCAGTTTGTCATCCTGATGGACAGATATGCCTTTTTAATGATGCTGCTTTCAACATGGCTCCGGCTCCGGAAGAGTTGGCGGATTATGCTTGTCGCATGGGGATCAGGCCGAATGAATGCGCAACCGTTGGCCCTGGATTTCGGCACTACCGGAATTCCGGTATGGTCCGCTTGCAACTGGGCGCCTGGACGATATTTTTCGATACCGGTCCCATAGGGCCGGACCACATACCCGGTCACGCACACGCGGATAATCTCACCTTGGAGTTTTCATACCGGGATAAGAGAATAATAGTCGATACCGGTTCAGGCGAATATGGAAATTCTCCAGAGCGTTTGAGACAACGTAGTACCGCCTCCCATAATACAGTTGTATTGGACGGTCAAAATTCAAGTGAAGTCTGGTCAGGCTTTCGGGTTGCGCGAAGAGCCGTGCCATTAGATATCGCGCATGTTGAGAAACGCGGCAACACTCTTATATGTGAAATCTGTTATAAAGTCTGCGGACGACTTAAAAATCATATCTATCACCGGCGGACTCTTTATCTAAACGAAGAGAAGTTTACTGTTGAGGATGAAATTGTCGGAAAGGGTAATCATCAAATTGAAATATTCTGGCATTTTCATCCACAGATTACATTGAAAAAAAAAGATGAATTCT